The following coding sequences are from one Leptospira mayottensis 200901116 window:
- a CDS encoding RNA recognition motif domain-containing protein, translating to MPINIYVGNLSYDLNEGTLGDLFRVHGTVNSVKIITDQYSGKSKGFGFVEMPNKDEADKAIKDLDGKNVLTRNLKVNVAKPKNDRF from the coding sequence ATGCCAATCAACATTTATGTAGGAAATCTTTCTTACGATCTGAACGAAGGAACGTTAGGTGATCTTTTCAGAGTTCATGGAACCGTTAATTCCGTAAAAATAATCACGGATCAGTATTCCGGGAAATCCAAAGGATTCGGTTTTGTCGAAATGCCCAACAAGGACGAAGCCGACAAAGCGATCAAGGATTTAGACGGAAAAAACGTTCTTACGCGTAATTTGAAAGTAAACGTTGCAAAACCAAAGAACGATAGATTTTAA